The Octopus sinensis unplaced genomic scaffold, ASM634580v1 Contig03608, whole genome shotgun sequence genome includes the window ttttttttttggggggggggttgttttttttttcatccttgcaACAATCCGGAAATAACTCTGTTCTGATGTCTGCCGTTTAGTttgtttaataaagaaataagagaattctccaataaaaaaaaaaacaaaggatacAATAATCTAATCACTTTTacaataacacagacacacacggcaGCTATGTAAGTCGTTAAATCAATCGCCATTTAACGTGGCGCTCATAAATGAAATGTTGTTATAACGCTCGGCGCCATCCTGTTTCGTAATGTAAAATAACTTAACTGAGGATTGTCTTTTAGAGTCAAAATGTCTGAAACCTGAACCACCATACATACCACTACAAATTTTCCAGGAATTGATTATCCGGAACCGCTTATAATCCGtgctacgagggacgttcaataagtaatgcctctgacctacatacaattgtttgatctagctgaaattttgcatgtgcaattgcttatatctctatagattacggggaaaattacagctctgaactaattgtggtttcggatttacaggtgtttgaactgagtcaagtgtgaaatggagcctgttgagagtcgagcagtgatccggtttttatatttgaaaggacgcacaccacgggagacttttgatgaaatgaaagtaacttatggtgatgatgccccatcatatgaccttgtaaaacgctggcatcgtgaattcaaacatggtcggaactctgtggaaacagctcccagatctgttCGCCCCCTTcttccattgatgaggcatctgtccgtcaagttgaggctgccattttggaagatcgacgcataactattcgccaaatagcccatgaggtcaagattagtaccgggtctggggaaactatcattcatgacgatttgcatatgcaaaaggtgtctgccagatggattcccaggctgctcacatctttccagaagcaagaatgcgtCGAGCGCTCGAGGATGAACTTGGAGatatgccaagaagatgagtcaaattttttcaaaagactgattacacaggatgaaacctgggtccatcactatgatccagagaccaaagcccaatcaatgcagtggaagcaccgtgactcacctcctccaaagaaggcaagggtgcagcgctccgctggcaaggtcatgctcacagtcttctgggaccaggaaggagtagtgatgacagatttcctggcaaatggTACCACAATtataggagcctattatgcttcacttttgaggaaattaagagaagctatcaaaatcaagaggcgggacaatatcagcaaaggcatcctcctcctgtagGACAACGCTCCGTCCACAAACTCgctgtcgccagatcagaagcacaggcgtgcggctatgaactcccccCCCattcccctactctcctgaccttgcactcaGATTTCACCTCTTCCAGCCATGAAGtgatttgaaaggaaagcgtttcccagatgatgcagccttgatttctgaagtcacgtcgtggttggaggaccaagctgggggtcttctacaaaaacggtctccagagctgcatcacaCGAtgagagaaatgcgtaactctgggtggttcctaggtagaaaaagactaataactgtgccaagtttcgttgccctactgctatgggaagtgggtcaggggcattacttattgaacgcccctcgtaatttACAAGCAGGAACATCAAATTCCCGCGACCGCTAGACGTGTTTACTTGGAggctgttttactcttttacttgtttcatgtcatttgactgcggccatgctggagcaccgcctttagtcgaatcaaatcgaccccaggacttattctttgtaagcctagtacttattctatcggtcgcttttgccgaaccgctaagttatgaggacgtatacacgccagcatcggttgtcaagcgatgttggggatacaaacacacaacacacacacacacacacacacatatatatatatatatatatatatctatatatatatatatatatatatatatataatacatatatatatatatatatatacatatatacgacgggcttctttaagtttccctctaccaaatccactgacaaggctttggtcgacccgaggctatagtagaagacacttgcccaaggtgctgccacgcagtgggactgaacccggaaccatgtggttggtaagcaagctacttacctaccacacagccactcaaatcataaatgtttttaattagatCGTCAGGTGTttacagaatgagagagaggggcaaCTCTATACCGACTGACACAGACAGAGGAGGAATGTAGAATTATaaagcaggaaggaaagtttctatcaaaTTTCAACAGATAGAAAatcgtgtctgtgcgtgtgtctgagtgtgtgtgtgtgtgcgtgcgtgtgtttaggTTCACATTGAAAATGTAGGATACGCACAAATCGAAAAAAAACAGTAAAGCATTAGAATCTAATTTACCAAAATCTGACAGTGGTAAGCCATCTCCTCACCCTCACCTCACCccctcctacatacacacactgtatttAACCTACTAAAAAACCATTCCTAATTTCTCAGAGCTGCATCTATTATATCAATCTCTTatatcaatctctttctctcttccactctctctctctctctctctctccctctatctgtctctctctctctatctgtctatatctatcactGTCCCTCTCTTtccgtctccttctctctctttctctctcttctctccgtatatatatatatatatgttactatttaagaagagtagtcccggtgcgcgcactcgcgtactcgcgcatccgcgctagctagtcgtgactagtcgatcctacaatggctacctagcaaagtaaataaaacacaaaaatattttttttacacaaagtaaaaaatttttttaaacaatgtaaataaaacacaaaaacacaaagtaagaatcgactagctagtgcggatgcgcgagtacgcgagtgcgcgcacctggaccactcttcttaaatagtacctatatatatatatatatatatatatatgtatatatatacacacataggcgcaggagtggctgtgtggtatatatatatatacatatatatatatatatgactctctctcttcactctgtttctatctctgtctccattgtccctctctttctctctccctccctctctctcccttctttccctctctctctctcctcctcctccctccacctatctctttctcctttccagaaccccccccccctccaagcTCTTCCTTACCCTCTCATTTTTCCCCAAATCCCTCCTCTTTCGTTGCCGTCTCGACACCGCAAACCAATATGCACACCCTAATTCCCAACACACCCACCCTACACCCTATCCAACCATTATATACCCTCTAACTCCCAGTATATATACACCCCTTAAACACACTGCACTTCATTAcatttcttcctctttccttatttatttcgttcccgccattttgttttttccattcctgtttttttcttttttctcccatttttatttttttcaaaatatccatttttgtctctttactcttttacttgtttcagtcatttgactgcggccatgctggagcaccgcctttagtcgagcaactcgaccccgggacttattctttttgtaagcccagtacttattctatcggtctctttttgccgaaccgctaagtgacggggacgtaaacacaccagcatcggttgtcaagcaatgctaggggaacaaacacagacacacaaatacacacacatacatatatatatacatatatacgacaggtttctttcagtttccgtctaccaaatccactcacaaggctttggtcggcccggagctatagcaaaaaacacttgcccaagatgccacgcagtgggactgaacccagaaccatgtggttggtaaacaagctacttaccacacagccactcctgcgcctgtctgggtattttttttcctttttgtttgctattttttcttggttcctttttttcttttctcttttaattcattttgttATCAATTTTGGCGGTGAACTTATTCCTTATTGATTCAGTTCGGTTTGCCGCAGTCAGACTGTAAGATCTCTCTCACccacctcacttttatatatatatacaccaccaggGGTGGTGCCAGTCAATCGACTGCCTGATTCATTCTACGCgggcgcacacagacacacacaactcacacacgcatacatattggcatacacacacacacacaactcacacaagcatacacagtggcatacacacacggatacatattggcatacacacacgcttacatattggcatacacacacacacacaactcacgcatacatattggaatacacacacatacactttggtTTTACTTTTCCAttcctttccctcttctctctttactttcatatcctttctttttttctctctccctccctccgtctctctctctctctctcccttaactCGTTACTCTTTCCCCCTCGACAAACTTTACTCTTCCGTTTCTCTCCCAACATGTAACCTACAgctcctttctctccttttctcatctgcaatcccttttctctctctctctctctctcccccctctctctttctctttctttctctttctctttccttctctcaacTATTtgctgtgtctctctctttccctccctttaattttctcctcgctctctctttctctctctctctctcactccctgtccttctctttcatttctctcttttcctctccccaCATTTCCCTCTCCACTTCTTTgctattaaacaacaacaacaacagcagcaacaacacatcGGTATTGTTATTTCCATTCTCAATGCACCACAAAGAAGCACTCTGGAAAcggcttcaataataataataataataataataataataatcataataataataataatactaataataacaataataataataataataatactaataataataatgacgataataataataataataataacaataataacaataataacaataataataataataataataataataatcataataataataataataatcataataataataataataataatcataataataataataatcataataataataataatcataataataataataatcataataataacaataataacaataataataataataataataatcataataataataataataatcataatgataataataatcataataataatcataataatattaataatcataataataataatactaataataataaggaccataataataataatgataatgatcgtgatgatgatgatggtgatggtgatgatgatggtgatgatggtggtgatggtgatggtggtgatggtgatgatgatgatggtgatggtgatgatgatggtgatggtggtgatggtgatgatggtgatgaagatgatgatgatgataatgatgttgatgatgatgatgatgatgatgatgatgatgatattgatattgatgatattgatattgatgatgatgatgatgataattcatatttattgtgttttcgtttttgttcttttcagGAATGGACGGTGCTGGCTGCAAGAGAATCTGCGACGCCCTCAAACACAACGTGGCACTCGAAGACCTTGATTTCAGTTTTGTGGAAATCGACGACGAGGGCTGTGTGCACATTGCGGAAATGCTGCGCCAAAACAAAGCCCTGAAGAAACTGCGTTTacgcagcagcagcatcacctgGTCCGGCTGCAAATTCCTGTTCAGTTCTTTGGTTTGCAACACGACCCTAACGGACCTTGACATGAGCCGTAATTTCATCGGTAACGAAGGTGTAGACATTATTTCGCAACACCTTGCCAAGGAGTCTTGTATCAAGAAGTTAAACCTGGAAAATTGTGGTTTGACGGCCTTTGGCTGTGAACCCCTCTGTTGCTCCCTGCTCAATAATAGCTGTCTTTTGAACTTGGATCTGAGTAATAACTTTATCGGGGACAGTGGGGCCCGTAAGCTTTCAAAGGCGATTGAAGAAAACACAACCCTTCGATGTTTTGGATTGAATATGTGTGAAATCACAAACGATGGTTTCTCGTCGATATTAGACGCACTGGAGGGCAACAAGACACTGCATGTGCTGAAACTTTGTTATAACCGTTTGGGACGAGATTCCAGTAACCCAGAAGCAAATTCTGAGAATCTCAGGTATAGAATCAAAATCGTCACATCTTCTCGACGAAGTTGAAGCTTTTACTTTGGGGGAATACCTTCGAGGAATCCTAGCAGAATTGATTGTTGTAAGCATTCTCTGCTAGTAGATAATTAACCAAAGAAGAACAGCATATTTCCTGTCCTGACACTAGGGCACGTCGTTAAGCAACTCTATAGCTTTCCTCGAGTGATGTTGCTTGGACattgagtgcgtgtttgtgtggacATGAATAAATGTGTCTGCATGCCGGAtggatgtcaatatatatatatatataaatatatatatacatgtgtttgtatagacATGAATAATGTTTCTGTATGTACATATCGGCGGGGAGGGGTATgatgaaagcaaaaatatatacataccatatatatatatatataatatatatatataatatatattattatatatatatatatacacatatattatatatgtacaggtaCACGTGAGTGTAGCATGTGTGACATGAggaatattatatatcttttaagtGTTTAAACAACAAATTCAAATGCTTTGTGGGCTGCAAAATTGTTTTGAAACTGCATATTGGTGCAGCAAGAGTAACAagagcatgcatatacacacacacactcacacacaacaccacacacacatatatatatatataatatacatatatatatgtgtgtatatatatgcatataatatatatatatatatatattatatatatatatatatatattatataacacacataaatatatatatatatatatgtatgtatgaaggagtAAGAGAGAAGTGAACATACACAAATTTACTGTTATTTGGTCAATTGATCAACCGTTTGTTGGACATATCTAGAAATATTGATCCTGCTTCTCCATGTTACATTAAAACAACTGTTATTTTATTGTCATCACAAAAGAAGTGCTGGCAGAATAAGCATGAAATGATACAGGCCTAGAATTACATAAAGATATAGGGCCAGAACAATTTAGGCTTATAGCAATATTTACTCAGAACAAATGTAAGAACTAATGCAGGCCCGGGACATTAATATATTACACGTTTCTCATAAcagcttttatttttataattttaaatgttgGGCGCAAATTTGAGCTTCAGAGATTTTCCCCGCCAACTTTTAGAATGTtctgaaagaaaacaaatgtaaataatttattttagtcTCATTCCAtgtctgagagagaaagagaaaaagagagagagggagtggagaGAAATTTGCGTTTACTCGTGAATAAGTTAGTGTTCCTGCTGTCTACAGTGTTAAACTCGGTTAATGTGTTCAAATGACATTTGTTTATAGCTAATAAACAACATCCTGCTATTGACTGGGCCAGAACTTTCATGTCATTCAGTCACCAGTCGTTTTCTCTGTCaaataaatagcaaataaataaaaacacctcTGCGTAAAATCCAAGTCAAATGAGCAactctgtgtgttgtgttttagaTGTAGAAAACAGCCTCTGTACTCCTTACTGTTCTTTAATTCTGCATTGGTTtagatatagagagggagagaggtggggTAAGGAAATAAAAAGTAGAAGTCCACCTACAAAGTTTTACCAGTGATGCACTATTGAAGTCATCACggcgtaaatatatttattatctcacCTTGTCTTCTGGGGGAAGCCGCCTGTCAGCTTCCTTACATTTCACGAACTGCTGAATAAGAAACACGTCTCACAGTCAGGATAAGGTTTTAAAGAATGGTAAGTCCAAGCCCCCTGATAGTCCGTTCTTAGTTCTAGTTCTCTGTTCTGCAAAAGTCGCTCGTCTCTTACAAGTGACAACATTTCCATGTGGCGCCAATGTGATTGCCGCTTTGTCAGTCGCTGGATCTGTCACAAACAGCGGGCAGACTCGCTCAAATCGCACAAAAAGTTATAAAGAACGTAATACATTTAAAtagtatatatttgttaatagatGGGACGGTCAAGGCTGGAACTCACATGAGGCTAAACAATATTTCTATGTATCCTGGATGAACTGAGGTAGACTAGAATAAAGCGTTGTGCTCGCTATAGATTTGAACCCACACCCCTTGAGCACACAGCCTAACAGCTTATATATTCGGCCACCTTTAAACATAAAAAGTTAAAGGCCCCTCCCGCCAAATCTTTTAATTCTCAGTTATACAACTTCTGTCTAGTACTTCTTCTTAACCTATCAAATGCTGAAACAtcaacacaaaccacaaacacgtaatctgct containing:
- the LOC115227481 gene encoding ribonuclease inhibitor; its protein translation is MDGAGCKRICDALKHNVALEDLDFSFVEIDDEGCVHIAEMLRQNKALKKLRLRSSSITWSGCKFLFSSLVCNTTLTDLDMSRNFIGNEGVDIISQHLAKESCIKKLNLENCGLTAFGCEPLCCSLLNNSCLLNLDLSNNFIGDSGARKLSKAIEENTTLRCFGLNMCEITNDGFSSILDALEGNKTLHVLKLCYNRLGRDSSNPEANSENLRYRIKIVTSSRRS